A single genomic interval of Streptomyces sp. BA2 harbors:
- a CDS encoding carbohydrate ABC transporter permease — protein MSTAVTRTRTQPGSRIRIRGSAGLGLAAWLAGILFFLPIAWMTLTSFHSEEDAATNPPSLAASLTLDGYREFFGSGGGASPWPALINSTVASVASTLLVLVLALPAAYALSIRPVKKWTDVLFFFLSTKMLPVVAGLLPIYLFAKNAEMLDNIWLLVILYTSMNLPIAVWMMHSFLSEVPVAIIEAAQIDGARLPTILARVVAPIALPGIAATSLICFIFSWNELLFARVLTGVVAQTAPVFLTGFITSQGLFLAKVCAASLVISLPVLAAGFAAQDKLVQGLSLGAVK, from the coding sequence ATGAGCACTGCCGTGACGCGAACACGTACCCAGCCCGGGAGCCGGATCCGGATCCGCGGGTCGGCGGGCCTCGGCCTCGCCGCCTGGCTGGCCGGAATCCTGTTCTTCCTGCCCATCGCCTGGATGACGCTGACCTCCTTCCACTCGGAGGAGGACGCCGCGACCAACCCGCCCTCGCTCGCCGCGTCCCTCACCCTGGACGGCTACCGCGAGTTCTTCGGCTCGGGCGGCGGCGCGAGTCCCTGGCCCGCCCTCATCAACTCGACGGTGGCATCGGTCGCCTCGACCCTTCTTGTGCTCGTCCTCGCGCTGCCTGCCGCGTACGCGCTCTCCATCAGGCCGGTGAAGAAGTGGACGGACGTCCTGTTCTTCTTCCTGTCGACGAAGATGCTGCCCGTCGTGGCGGGCCTGCTGCCGATCTATCTGTTCGCCAAGAACGCCGAGATGCTCGACAACATCTGGCTGCTCGTCATCCTCTACACGTCGATGAACCTGCCGATCGCGGTGTGGATGATGCACTCCTTCCTCTCCGAGGTGCCGGTCGCGATCATCGAGGCCGCGCAGATCGACGGGGCTCGGCTGCCCACCATCCTCGCGCGCGTGGTGGCTCCCATCGCGCTGCCGGGGATCGCGGCGACCTCCCTGATCTGCTTCATCTTCAGCTGGAACGAACTCCTCTTCGCGCGGGTGCTCACGGGCGTCGTCGCCCAGACCGCGCCCGTGTTCCTGACCGGCTTCATCACCAGCCAGGGCCTGTTCCTGGCCAAGGTGTGCGCCGCGTCGCTCGTGATCTCCCTGCCGGTGCTCGCCGCGGGGTTCGCCGCCCAGGACAAGCTGGTCCAGGGCCTGTCGTTGGGAGCCGTCAAGTGA